From one Bacillus sp. FJAT-42376 genomic stretch:
- a CDS encoding AzlD domain-containing protein: MNESIILLILAMGAVTYIPRLVPFLLFRGAALPDFLQNVLKNVPYAILGALIVPAVFMTDGGLVFGAVGALAAFAAGYLGWNVILVVLSSILACLGYGYFFG, encoded by the coding sequence GATCCTGGCGATGGGCGCTGTAACCTATATTCCAAGGCTGGTTCCATTCCTTTTATTCAGAGGAGCTGCGCTTCCTGATTTTCTCCAGAATGTATTGAAGAATGTTCCTTATGCCATATTAGGCGCCCTGATTGTTCCGGCTGTTTTTATGACGGATGGAGGATTGGTTTTTGGAGCGGTCGGTGCACTTGCTGCTTTTGCGGCCGGCTATCTTGGATGGAATGTCATCCTGGTTGTGCTGTCTTCGATTCTTGCCTGTTTGGGATACGGGTACTTTTTCGGCTGA
- a CDS encoding M48 family metallopeptidase produces MRRWLTASVLGYFLYGLFIYWYLFMMSDGTLPQHLEGTPADPKTFMSGRELLLSEEYSKIKDFLFFVTAPFEWFLFLVMLITGLARKFQQWAEGTTRFSVLRTAIFWFWVSLVVSIVSLPVEYMGYHLSKTYHISTQTFSSWMKDQLLDFWTNYVLMILVVSVLLYLIRRFKKRWWLAAWGLSVPFTLFLMFLQPVVLDPLYNDFYPLKNKELETKILTIAERADIPAEHVYEVNMSAKTNSMNAYVTGIGSNSRIVLWDTTLQKLNEKEILFIMAHEMGHYVMKHIYIGIGGYLLLSFAGLYLVQQLMEWLIRQRGKRLHIESARELAAMPLFFLLIGVLSFASSPLTNAVSRMQEKSADMYAIEMTGDKQSAVQSFQELSKSSLSRVNPPELVKLFRYTHPTMAERITYLDQWTVPEKKE; encoded by the coding sequence ATGCGCAGATGGCTGACTGCATCGGTACTTGGTTATTTTCTGTACGGCCTTTTTATTTATTGGTACTTATTTATGATGTCAGATGGAACACTGCCGCAGCATTTGGAAGGCACACCCGCTGATCCGAAAACATTTATGAGCGGAAGAGAGCTTCTCCTTTCCGAAGAATACTCGAAAATAAAAGATTTTCTTTTCTTCGTCACGGCACCTTTTGAATGGTTTTTGTTTCTTGTGATGCTGATTACTGGCCTCGCCCGCAAGTTCCAGCAATGGGCAGAGGGAACGACGCGTTTTTCTGTTCTGCGGACCGCCATTTTCTGGTTTTGGGTCTCGCTTGTTGTAAGCATCGTATCCCTTCCGGTTGAGTACATGGGCTATCACTTGTCAAAAACGTACCATATTTCGACCCAAACGTTTTCAAGCTGGATGAAGGATCAGCTCCTTGATTTTTGGACGAATTACGTGCTCATGATCCTTGTTGTGAGCGTGCTCCTTTACCTGATCCGCAGGTTTAAAAAACGCTGGTGGCTCGCGGCATGGGGGCTGTCGGTTCCTTTTACTTTGTTCTTAATGTTCCTGCAGCCGGTCGTTTTAGATCCGCTGTACAATGATTTTTATCCGCTGAAAAACAAAGAACTCGAAACCAAAATTTTAACGATTGCAGAGCGGGCGGATATACCGGCTGAGCATGTATATGAAGTCAACATGTCGGCAAAAACGAATTCCATGAATGCTTATGTAACGGGAATCGGATCGAATTCAAGAATCGTTTTATGGGACACTACGCTGCAAAAGCTGAATGAGAAAGAAATCCTTTTCATTATGGCGCACGAGATGGGCCATTACGTCATGAAACACATTTATATTGGGATTGGGGGCTATTTGCTGCTGTCGTTTGCGGGACTGTACCTTGTTCAGCAGCTGATGGAGTGGCTGATCCGCCAAAGAGGGAAAAGGCTTCACATTGAGTCGGCAAGGGAGCTCGCCGCGATGCCGCTTTTTTTCCTTCTGATCGGGGTCCTTTCCTTTGCATCCAGTCCGCTGACAAACGCGGTATCCCGCATGCAGGAGAAATCGGCCGATATGTATGCAATTGAAATGACCGGTGATAAACAATCCGCGGTTCAAAGCTTCCAGGAACTGTCCAAAAGCAGTTTAAGCCGGGTGAATCCGCCTGAGCTTGTAAAGCTTTTCCGGTATACGCATCCGACAATGGCAGAACGGATCACCTATTTGGATCAATGGACGGTTCCGGAGAAGAAGGAGTAG
- a CDS encoding DUF2332 domain-containing protein: MNEVRAAFLRFAENECKGSSSLYEYLSKQIADDEELLQLAKHGREGQPIPNLFLGAVHYLLLKRSGHMLMEIYENPPEHEDWFPVFKDFCLAHQNEITVLLKTKLVQTNEVRRCAYLYPVFQHIHEQTGKPLALVEIGTSAGLQLLADQYAYSYGTDGVFGNPESSLLIHSEWKGENKPPLQKSIPPVAVRIGMDLNIVDVKDPEEYLWMKALIWPEHKERMEMFDQAAALMGTRPVQFFEGDGTAMLLSAAGRVPDEYTLCIFHTHVANQMPEEAIGRLLKSVKEIGQKRDVFHIYNNIEDRDLHLDYTGNGVEDHHKVAETDGHGRWFKWLMGT, encoded by the coding sequence ATGAACGAGGTAAGGGCGGCCTTTCTTCGTTTTGCAGAAAACGAATGCAAAGGGTCAAGCAGCCTGTATGAGTATCTTTCAAAACAGATCGCAGATGATGAGGAATTGCTGCAGCTTGCCAAGCACGGCAGAGAAGGGCAGCCGATTCCGAATTTGTTTCTGGGAGCGGTGCATTATTTGCTGCTGAAACGATCCGGGCACATGCTTATGGAAATATATGAAAATCCCCCGGAACACGAGGACTGGTTTCCGGTATTTAAAGATTTTTGTTTAGCCCATCAAAACGAAATCACGGTTCTTCTTAAAACGAAGCTCGTCCAGACAAATGAGGTCAGACGGTGCGCGTATCTTTATCCTGTCTTTCAGCACATCCACGAGCAGACGGGCAAGCCGCTTGCGCTGGTGGAAATCGGCACGAGCGCCGGACTTCAGCTTCTTGCCGATCAGTACGCCTATTCCTATGGAACGGACGGGGTTTTCGGGAATCCGGAATCTTCCCTGCTCATTCATTCGGAATGGAAGGGGGAAAACAAACCTCCGCTGCAAAAATCCATCCCGCCTGTCGCTGTCAGAATTGGAATGGATTTAAACATTGTCGATGTAAAGGACCCTGAAGAGTACTTATGGATGAAGGCCCTTATTTGGCCGGAGCATAAAGAACGGATGGAGATGTTTGATCAGGCAGCAGCGCTGATGGGAACCCGGCCTGTTCAGTTTTTCGAAGGGGATGGAACGGCTATGCTTCTGTCTGCCGCAGGAAGGGTGCCGGATGAGTATACCCTTTGCATCTTTCATACGCATGTCGCGAACCAGATGCCGGAAGAGGCGATCGGCCGTCTTCTGAAAAGCGTAAAAGAAATCGGGCAGAAACGGGATGTATTCCATATTTATAACAACATTGAAGACCGGGACCTCCACCTGGATTACACAGGTAACGGCGTGGAGGATCACCATAAGGTTGCCGAAACGGATGGACATGGCCGCTGGTTTAAGTGGCTGATGGGAACATAA
- a CDS encoding GNAT family N-acetyltransferase — MNVIQLGKEWFKEAIKLSEYAFIYQVPESELEERLSEMEKHHQLFGILDKGELAAKFHYLPHEVYFSGKKLMMGGLAGVATYPEYRRQGHVREMLAYVLEKMKQENITVSMLHPFNVSFYRKYGWELFSSRRKTTLLAQDLKVLQHTGGTVKRYSKETHHEDIEKIYDAFASRFTGMLVRDREWWMRAIYDEETTAVYYNENGEPAGYILYQLKEKKLLVDEFVPLNAEARHGLWNFICQHDSMVQEIEMDTHEAEPLLFALPEPRRKSEHRPYFMARIVDAEAFLASYAFTEGTEALFHVNDPHAQWNNGSYLIRKDGTAIRISDDEALASELEGVELSINGLTAILFGYKTLSELEMLGLASGREEEIKAMEKAIPPHRPFFYDFF, encoded by the coding sequence TTGAATGTGATTCAGCTTGGGAAAGAGTGGTTTAAAGAGGCCATTAAACTTTCCGAATATGCGTTTATTTATCAAGTTCCGGAATCGGAACTCGAAGAACGATTGAGCGAAATGGAAAAGCACCACCAGCTGTTTGGGATTTTGGATAAAGGTGAACTGGCCGCGAAATTCCATTACCTTCCCCATGAGGTTTATTTCAGCGGGAAAAAACTGATGATGGGCGGTCTTGCCGGCGTCGCGACCTATCCTGAATACAGGAGACAGGGGCACGTACGGGAGATGCTCGCGTACGTGCTTGAGAAAATGAAGCAGGAAAACATAACCGTTTCCATGCTTCATCCATTCAACGTGTCCTTTTATCGGAAATATGGCTGGGAGCTGTTCAGCAGCCGCAGGAAGACAACCCTTCTCGCTCAGGATTTGAAAGTTCTCCAGCATACGGGCGGAACGGTAAAACGCTACAGCAAAGAGACCCATCATGAGGATATCGAAAAAATTTATGACGCCTTCGCATCACGCTTCACCGGGATGCTTGTCAGAGACCGAGAATGGTGGATGCGCGCCATTTATGATGAGGAAACAACGGCGGTTTATTACAATGAAAACGGAGAGCCGGCAGGATATATTCTTTACCAGCTTAAGGAGAAAAAACTGCTGGTTGATGAGTTCGTTCCGCTGAATGCGGAGGCAAGACACGGCCTCTGGAATTTCATCTGCCAGCATGATTCGATGGTCCAGGAGATTGAAATGGATACCCATGAAGCGGAGCCTCTTCTCTTCGCCCTGCCGGAGCCGAGACGGAAATCCGAGCACAGACCGTATTTTATGGCGCGGATCGTCGATGCGGAAGCGTTCCTTGCAAGCTATGCATTTACGGAGGGGACTGAGGCACTGTTTCATGTGAATGATCCTCATGCACAGTGGAATAACGGATCATACTTAATCCGGAAAGACGGGACAGCGATACGAATTTCAGATGATGAAGCACTGGCTTCCGAGCTTGAGGGAGTGGAACTATCGATCAATGGGCTGACGGCCATTCTATTTGGCTATAAAACTCTTTCAGAGCTTGAGATGCTCGGGCTTGCATCGGGAAGGGAAGAAGAAATCAAAGCAATGGAAAAAGCCATCCCTCCCCATCGGCCGTTCTTTTACGATTTCTTTTAA
- a CDS encoding GNAT family protein, with protein sequence MLTGKNITLRYFTLEDAPERLRLQKDNRAFFERFSMDRDESFYTEDEQRKLIAQQIEGRENDSEYHFGIYTKDEVLIGTINLFFVARGALQSGFIGYFLDERYNGKGYTTEAVKLMVNYAFEELKLHRIEAGVMPHNIGSIRVLMKAGFHKEGLARKNVKINGRWEDHELLAIVNPND encoded by the coding sequence ATGCTGACAGGAAAAAACATTACACTGAGGTACTTTACGCTTGAAGACGCTCCTGAAAGACTGCGTCTTCAAAAAGACAACCGCGCTTTTTTTGAACGGTTTTCTATGGATCGCGACGAAAGCTTTTACACAGAGGACGAGCAGAGAAAATTGATTGCCCAGCAAATTGAAGGGCGTGAAAATGATTCAGAATATCATTTTGGCATTTATACGAAGGACGAAGTGCTGATAGGCACTATCAACTTGTTTTTCGTTGCCCGTGGTGCGCTTCAAAGCGGGTTTATCGGATATTTTCTGGATGAACGCTACAATGGCAAAGGCTATACAACGGAAGCGGTCAAGCTGATGGTGAACTATGCATTTGAAGAATTAAAGCTTCACCGGATTGAAGCCGGGGTCATGCCGCACAATATCGGTTCAATCAGGGTGCTGATGAAGGCAGGCTTCCATAAAGAAGGCCTGGCGAGGAAAAACGTGAAAATCAACGGCAGGTGGGAGGATCATGAACTGCTGGCGATTGTGAATCCGAATGACTGA
- the aceB gene encoding malate synthase A — MATQTEGIRITGEWNEAYENLLTPEALSFIAGLEEKFGPRRRELLLKREERQEQLNEGKLFDFLPETESIRSSSWTIAPLPEDLRDRRVEITGPVDRKMMINALNSDAKVFMADFEDATAPSWRNLVDGQLNLRDAVQRTIRLEQADGKVYELNGQPAVLKVRPRGWHLEEKHVLLHDRRISGSLFDFGLYFFHNARTLLEKGSGPYFYLPKLESHLEARLWNDVFIYAQNELGLPQGTIKATVLIETIPAAFEMDEILYELKEHSAGLNCGRWDYIFSYLKKLRSREDVILPDRVQVTMTSPFMRAYSLLAIKTCHKRNAPAMGGMAAQIPIKNDSQANEAAMNKVKADKLREASDGHDGTWVAHPALVPVAMEVFNEYMPEKNQISKQLDHVQVTAADLLAVPDGTITEQGLRMNIDVGIRYLASWLSGRGAAPIHHLMEDAATAEISRAQVWQWIRHDKGILDDGRPVTMELYEQLKREETAKIAEELGDTFYAQMKFPEAVQVFDELVKNDDFIDFLTLPSYEKM, encoded by the coding sequence GTGGCGACCCAAACAGAAGGTATTCGAATCACTGGGGAATGGAATGAAGCGTACGAGAATCTGCTCACCCCTGAAGCGCTGTCCTTTATTGCCGGGCTAGAGGAGAAATTCGGGCCGAGGCGGAGGGAACTGCTGTTAAAAAGAGAAGAGCGCCAAGAGCAGCTTAACGAGGGGAAGCTCTTTGATTTTCTGCCGGAAACGGAAAGCATCCGCAGCAGTTCCTGGACTATCGCGCCGCTCCCTGAGGATTTGCGCGACCGCCGGGTCGAAATCACAGGGCCGGTCGACCGGAAAATGATGATCAATGCGCTTAATTCCGATGCAAAAGTGTTTATGGCGGATTTTGAAGATGCGACAGCCCCCTCGTGGAGAAACCTGGTTGATGGACAGCTGAATTTAAGGGACGCCGTTCAGCGGACCATTCGGCTGGAACAGGCAGATGGAAAAGTGTATGAGCTGAATGGCCAGCCTGCTGTACTGAAGGTCCGGCCAAGGGGGTGGCATTTGGAGGAAAAGCATGTACTTCTCCATGACAGGAGAATTTCAGGCAGTCTGTTCGACTTTGGCCTGTACTTTTTCCATAACGCCAGGACGCTCCTCGAGAAGGGAAGCGGTCCCTACTTTTATCTTCCGAAGCTTGAAAGCCATCTTGAGGCGAGGCTTTGGAACGATGTGTTCATTTATGCCCAGAATGAGCTTGGCCTGCCGCAGGGAACCATTAAGGCCACGGTCCTGATTGAAACGATACCGGCCGCCTTTGAAATGGATGAAATTCTCTATGAGCTGAAAGAGCATTCGGCAGGGCTGAACTGCGGCCGATGGGATTACATCTTTAGCTATCTGAAAAAACTGCGCAGCCGGGAAGATGTAATTTTGCCGGACCGGGTCCAGGTCACGATGACGTCTCCATTCATGAGAGCGTACTCGCTGCTTGCGATCAAAACGTGCCATAAGCGAAATGCTCCCGCAATGGGAGGGATGGCTGCACAGATTCCGATTAAAAACGACAGTCAGGCCAATGAGGCGGCGATGAATAAGGTGAAGGCGGATAAACTCCGCGAAGCAAGCGACGGTCATGACGGTACATGGGTTGCCCATCCGGCACTCGTTCCGGTGGCGATGGAAGTGTTTAACGAATACATGCCGGAAAAAAACCAGATTTCCAAACAGCTCGACCATGTTCAGGTAACAGCGGCCGACTTGCTTGCAGTACCGGATGGGACGATTACGGAGCAAGGCCTCCGCATGAATATTGACGTCGGCATCCGCTACCTTGCTTCATGGCTGTCAGGAAGAGGGGCAGCACCGATTCACCATTTAATGGAGGATGCCGCTACCGCTGAAATCTCACGGGCTCAAGTATGGCAATGGATCCGTCACGATAAGGGGATTCTTGATGACGGAAGGCCGGTGACGATGGAGCTGTATGAACAGCTGAAGAGGGAGGAAACAGCCAAAATTGCGGAGGAGCTTGGGGATACGTTCTATGCGCAAATGAAGTTTCCGGAAGCTGTTCAGGTGTTTGATGAACTTGTAAAAAACGATGACTTTATCGATTTTCTGACACTGCCAAGCTACGAAAAAATGTAA
- the aceA gene encoding isocitrate lyase, with the protein MGRNERINQLNEQWELDGRWNGITRTYTAEEVIRLRGSLDIEHTLARRGAEKLWDLLHQEEYVHALGALTGNQAVQQVKAGLKAIYLSGWQVAADANLSGHMYPDQSLYPANSVPSVVKRINQALQRADQIQFLEEEGDIDWFAPIVADAEAGFGGQLNVFELMKGMIEAGAAAVHFEDQLSSEKKCGHLGGKVLLPTQTAVKNLISARLAADVMGVPTLIIARTDADAADLITSDVDPADHPFITGERTPEGFFRTKSGIDQAIARGLAYAPYADLVWCETSEPNLEQAQKFADAIHEKFPGKLLAYNCSPSFNWKKKLDETTIASFQKELGKMGYKFQFVTLAGFHALNHGMFELARKYRDHGMAAYSELQQAEFSSEQYGYTATRHQREVGTGYFDEVSQTVSGGTSSTTALKGSTETEQFTSETTTV; encoded by the coding sequence ATGGGGAGAAATGAACGGATTAATCAATTAAATGAACAATGGGAACTGGATGGACGCTGGAACGGAATTACCCGTACCTACACAGCGGAGGAAGTGATCAGACTACGCGGATCACTCGATATCGAGCATACGCTGGCGAGACGCGGCGCTGAAAAACTGTGGGATTTGCTTCATCAAGAGGAGTATGTGCACGCACTTGGCGCCCTGACCGGGAATCAGGCGGTGCAGCAAGTAAAAGCGGGATTAAAAGCGATCTACTTGAGCGGATGGCAGGTGGCAGCGGATGCCAACCTTTCCGGCCACATGTACCCTGATCAAAGTCTGTACCCGGCAAACAGCGTTCCAAGCGTGGTGAAACGGATTAACCAGGCACTGCAGCGCGCCGATCAGATTCAATTTTTGGAGGAAGAAGGGGACATCGACTGGTTCGCACCGATTGTAGCGGATGCGGAAGCAGGCTTTGGGGGACAGCTGAACGTGTTCGAACTGATGAAGGGTATGATTGAAGCGGGAGCCGCCGCTGTTCATTTTGAAGACCAGCTTTCCTCTGAGAAAAAATGCGGCCATTTAGGCGGAAAAGTGCTGCTGCCGACGCAAACGGCGGTGAAAAATCTGATCTCAGCACGGCTTGCGGCGGACGTGATGGGTGTGCCGACCTTGATCATCGCAAGAACCGATGCGGATGCAGCCGACTTGATTACAAGCGATGTCGATCCGGCCGACCACCCGTTCATTACGGGAGAACGCACGCCTGAAGGCTTCTTCCGGACAAAATCCGGCATTGACCAGGCCATCGCACGCGGCCTTGCGTACGCTCCTTACGCCGATCTTGTCTGGTGTGAAACGAGCGAACCGAACCTTGAGCAGGCTCAAAAATTCGCAGATGCCATCCATGAAAAGTTTCCGGGCAAGCTGCTTGCCTACAATTGCTCCCCATCCTTCAACTGGAAGAAAAAACTCGATGAAACAACGATTGCAAGCTTCCAGAAAGAACTCGGGAAGATGGGCTACAAATTCCAGTTCGTTACCCTTGCAGGCTTCCACGCCCTGAACCATGGCATGTTTGAGCTTGCGCGAAAATACAGAGACCACGGCATGGCCGCCTACTCCGAGCTCCAGCAGGCTGAATTCAGCAGCGAGCAGTACGGCTATACGGCAACCCGCCATCAGCGCGAGGTCGGAACCGGGTATTTTGATGAAGTGTCCCAGACGGTGAGCGGGGGAACTTCTTCTACTACCGCACTGAAAGGATCAACGGAGACAGAGCAGTTTACGTCGGAAACGACGACGGTATAA
- a CDS encoding IDEAL domain-containing protein → MKNKKSYAELMKSRHTMKSEAEAATMLDIYIQMILDEAGLKRKLALLETQINDALDQRNKPLFMDLSKQYADVVHCLQ, encoded by the coding sequence ATGAAGAACAAAAAATCGTATGCAGAGCTTATGAAGTCCCGTCACACAATGAAGAGTGAGGCAGAGGCCGCAACCATGCTGGACATCTACATTCAAATGATTCTGGACGAAGCAGGACTGAAACGAAAACTGGCGCTTCTTGAAACTCAGATTAACGATGCTCTTGACCAAAGAAATAAGCCCTTATTTATGGATTTGTCCAAGCAATACGCCGACGTGGTTCATTGCCTACAATAA
- a CDS encoding competence protein ComK, translated as MEKINQYEANRYTMAIISSASNGSLSSYVLEVEKEYEVSMRPLDIVDRSCRYFGSSYQGRKTGTKDTIGITHKPPIVVDAVNSIYLFPTAASSRPQCSWISHQYIEHYSSTGEAETLVTFSNRKSYILPVSIHSFENQLYRTAQLRAVITSRVENEKRMFTQLLYSRSPGETFHT; from the coding sequence ATGGAAAAAATCAATCAATATGAAGCAAATCGCTATACGATGGCGATTATCAGCAGTGCATCGAATGGGAGTCTTTCTTCTTATGTGCTGGAGGTGGAAAAAGAGTATGAGGTTTCCATGAGGCCGCTTGATATTGTGGATCGGAGCTGCCGCTATTTCGGTTCGAGCTATCAGGGGAGAAAGACGGGAACGAAGGACACTATCGGAATCACGCATAAGCCGCCAATCGTGGTGGACGCTGTAAACTCCATTTATCTTTTCCCGACCGCTGCATCCTCAAGACCTCAATGCTCCTGGATTTCCCATCAGTATATTGAGCATTATTCTTCTACTGGCGAGGCGGAGACACTTGTCACGTTTTCCAACCGGAAATCGTATATTCTGCCCGTTTCAATTCATTCTTTTGAAAATCAGCTTTACCGTACAGCGCAGCTGCGTGCCGTGATCACTTCCCGTGTAGAAAATGAAAAAAGGATGTTCACCCAGCTTTTATACAGCAGAAGCCCGGGCGAAACGTTCCATACTTAA
- a CDS encoding TVP38/TMEM64 family protein: protein MDLHTLLDSLTLENMMKIFEKYRSFGPLLGIALPFSEAFLPFLPLVVFIVANVNSFGLGFGFFLSWLGASAGAFAVFLLVRKFGQERFFRFLSRHKGIRRMVDWVEEKGFGPLFLLLCFPFTPSAAVNVVAGLSRISIWNFMLAVLTGKLVMIFIVSYVGQDLHTLVTNPKKAIIAGAVLLTVWIVGKILEKRLNAKMASKLDKD, encoded by the coding sequence ATGGACCTGCATACGCTGCTTGATTCCCTGACCCTGGAAAACATGATGAAAATTTTTGAGAAATACCGATCGTTTGGGCCTTTGCTTGGAATTGCCCTCCCGTTTTCTGAAGCGTTTTTGCCTTTTCTGCCGCTTGTTGTTTTTATTGTGGCGAATGTGAATTCGTTCGGTCTCGGATTTGGCTTTTTCCTTTCCTGGCTTGGAGCGTCAGCGGGAGCTTTTGCGGTATTCCTGCTTGTAAGGAAGTTTGGACAGGAACGGTTTTTCCGTTTTCTAAGCCGGCATAAAGGAATCAGACGGATGGTGGACTGGGTGGAAGAAAAAGGATTCGGTCCGCTCTTCCTTCTTCTCTGCTTTCCATTCACACCGTCTGCGGCCGTGAACGTAGTCGCCGGGTTATCCAGAATCAGTATTTGGAATTTCATGCTGGCTGTACTGACAGGCAAGCTTGTGATGATCTTCATCGTAAGCTATGTCGGACAGGATTTGCACACGTTAGTGACCAATCCTAAAAAGGCGATTATAGCGGGAGCGGTGCTGCTCACTGTGTGGATCGTCGGCAAAATCCTTGAAAAAAGACTGAATGCCAAGATGGCAAGCAAATTGGACAAGGACTAA
- a CDS encoding MFS transporter, producing the protein MSATRSAGIFFLLTAVAVASNLYLLIPIYSEVADGVGGKPEDIVWSASLFTVTYAVGLLSFGPISCFFGRKRTMAAAMLLCAVLAFFLSASSSAGWFQILRGIQGFFLAGFAPVAYSYCFEVFTEESRTHMISLINGGFLIAGVAGQIISSAVTGYAGWYAVFLCFGCIFLLIVLAAVRLLPSPKSADRPHLDFSVLLERRLLVCYVLTFFLLMSFTAFYDSFNRQFADAGASVLFYCRALGLLGVMLSFWSRPIIRRFGSTPVLFASLGTAAAALFISAAVPFLSAVTVISICFTAAMALLLPALILLIGEQAGEKRASAIPFYSFLLLAGASAGPILAYQFSFSLLLTGFSVLFAALGFLIRRQMMKKDEKNPES; encoded by the coding sequence TTGAGCGCGACCAGGTCCGCCGGAATCTTTTTTCTGCTTACAGCCGTTGCTGTCGCAAGCAATCTGTACCTGCTCATTCCGATTTATTCGGAAGTTGCCGATGGAGTCGGCGGGAAGCCGGAAGACATTGTTTGGAGCGCTTCGCTTTTTACCGTTACTTATGCGGTCGGGCTTCTCAGTTTCGGCCCCATTTCATGTTTTTTTGGACGAAAACGGACGATGGCCGCCGCCATGCTTCTTTGTGCGGTCCTCGCTTTTTTCCTTTCCGCTTCCTCTTCTGCCGGCTGGTTTCAGATTCTGAGAGGCATACAGGGATTTTTTTTAGCAGGCTTCGCTCCGGTCGCTTATTCCTATTGCTTTGAAGTGTTTACGGAAGAGTCCAGAACGCATATGATTTCTCTCATCAACGGCGGCTTTTTGATTGCCGGGGTTGCAGGCCAGATCATCAGCTCTGCAGTCACCGGTTATGCGGGCTGGTATGCTGTATTTCTCTGCTTCGGATGTATCTTTCTGCTCATTGTCCTGGCAGCGGTACGGCTGCTTCCTTCCCCAAAGTCCGCAGACCGGCCGCACCTGGACTTCTCCGTCCTGCTCGAGCGCCGTTTACTTGTATGCTATGTACTGACCTTTTTCCTTCTCATGTCTTTTACAGCTTTTTATGATTCGTTCAACCGTCAGTTTGCTGATGCCGGTGCGAGCGTCCTTTTTTATTGCCGGGCACTCGGTCTTTTAGGAGTGATGCTTTCCTTCTGGAGCAGACCGATTATCCGCCGGTTCGGAAGTACGCCTGTTCTCTTTGCGAGCCTCGGAACCGCGGCCGCAGCGCTGTTTATTTCCGCCGCGGTTCCATTTCTTTCCGCTGTCACCGTCATTTCGATCTGTTTCACCGCAGCCATGGCTCTGCTGCTTCCAGCGCTGATTTTACTGATCGGGGAGCAGGCTGGAGAAAAAAGAGCGTCCGCCATTCCCTTTTATTCCTTTTTGCTTCTGGCCGGCGCTTCAGCCGGGCCGATTCTTGCCTATCAGTTCTCCTTCAGCCTGCTGCTGACCGGATTCAGCGTTCTGTTCGCCGCCCTCGGTTTTCTGATTCGCCGCCAGATGATGAAGAAAGATGAAAAAAACCCGGAGTCCTAA